TGGTGTCGGTGTTCGGACCGTTCGTCTTCCCTGTGCTCCTGTTCGCCCTCGGGGGCGTCGGCTACCTGTTCTTGCTGGCGCTCGGGCGACTGGGCGTCGAGTTGTGAGTCGGGCGCTGGCGCCTACTGGTTCCACGCCGCGCTGTCGGGGTCGATCAGCCGCTCGGTGACGTCGTACTCGGCGATCCGGTCGAGGTCCTCGTCGTCCAGTTCTAGGCGCTGCGCCTCGAAGTTGGCGCGGACGTGGTCGCCGGTCGCCTTCGGGATCGGCACGAGCGCCTCCTGTGCGAACGCCCACGCGAGACACACCGCGGCGGTGCTCGTGTCGTGTTTCTCAGCGATCTCTGTCAACAGCGGGTCGTCCAGTGCCTCGCCGCGCCCGAGCGGGGAGTAGCCGACGAGCGTGTGGTCGTGCTCGACGGCGTACTCGCGCAGTTCCCGCTGCGGGAACAGCGGGTGACACTCGACTTGGTGGGCGACGACGGGGGACTCCAGTAACTCGCGCGCCTCGTCGAGCAGGTCGGGCGTGAAGTTCGACAGCCCCACGTGGTCGCACACCCCCTCCTCGCGCAGTTCGTCCATCGCGCGGAGCGTCTCTTCGGGGTCGTACGCGGAGGTGGGCCAGTGGACGTACAGCAGGTCGACCGACTCCAGGCCGAGTCGGTCGAGCGACTCGCGCGCGGTCCGCTTGGCGTCGTCGTACGCGAGGTTGTCCGGGTGGACCTTCGTCGCGACGACGACGTCCTCGCGGTCGACGTCGGCACGGCGGATGCCCTCCCCGACGGCCGCCTCGTTGTCGTACATCTGTGCGGTGTCGACGTGGCGGTAGCCGAGGTCGAGCGCCGTCTGTACCGTCTCGGCGCACTCCTCGGGGTCGTCGTTCTGGGAGGTGCCGAGGCCGAGCGCCGGGAGGTCGAGGTCGGTCATGCGCAGAGGTGGGCGCGTCGCCGGGGAAAGCGTTCGGGAGGCGGAACCTCGCCGGCGCTCGCGGGCGGGAGAAACGCCCAACACCTCCGCGTCCGAGGTGGCGACGATGACCGAGTTCCGTCGCCGCGTGGCCGCCGCCTCCGGTGCGGGCGCGTCCGTCGTCTCGCTCGGCGGCATCGCCGTCGCCGTCGCGCTCGCGCCGTGGTTCTCCCTCGCCGACACCGCCCTCTCGGACCTGGGCGTCGCCGACGCCGCCGCGGTGGCCGCCGCGTTCAACTGGGGGCTGATCCTCGCCGGCCTCGTCGGCCTCCCGTACGCGTGGGCGATGTGGACCGCGACCGACGGCCTCGCGGCCCGCCTCGTCGCCGCCGAATTCGTCGTCGCGATGCTCCTCATGGCCGGCGTCGGGGTGTTCCCCTCGGACTCGCCGCTCCACTTCCCAGTCGCACTCGGCTTCTACCTCGCGATCACCGTCGTCTTCGCGACCGACGGCCTCCGCCGTCGGGCGACGACCGCCGGTCGCGTCGCGCTCGCGTTCGCGGCGCTCCACCTCGCGCAGTGGTGGCTGTACGTCGCGGGCGTCCGCCTTGGGCCGGGGCTCGCGATCCCCGAACTCGTCGGGGCGGGGCTGCTGATCGTGTGGGTGCTCCTCGTGTCGCCGGTCGCGCCGCTCGACGTGGTCGACGGCTGACCGATCCCCGAGCAATCAAGCAGTTCGCGCCACAGGGACCGACAATGAGTTTGGAGTCGACGGAAGAGGCGACGCTCCTCCCCGACGAGACGGCGGCGCTGGTGGAGCGACACGAGTCGATCCACGAGGAACACGACGACGCGTTCGCGGCGGCGAAGGCACTCGCCCCCGAGTTGGGCGCGCACGTCCGCGACGGGCACGCCACGATCGGGATCTGGACGCCCGGGCTGGTCGAACACGGCGTCTCACCCGACGCCGTGAAACTGGAGGTGCTCACCCCGCCCGCGGCTGTCGACCCGAGCGACGCCGACCCGCGCGAGGTCACGTTCGAACGCTCCGTCGTCGAGACGCGGCGCGCGGGCGAGGTGACGTACGCCGCCGTCGAGGGGATGGTCGCCGGCACGCGCGAGCGACTCGGCTCGCTGTACCAGATAGTGTACGACCCCGAAGACGCCGACAGCGACGCCGACCCGGCGGACCTCCCGGGCGAGGTCGGCGACGACGGCCTCGCGACGGTGCAGGACCCGCTGGCGGACTCGGTGCCGTTCGGCGCGTTCGCACCCGCCGAGTTGTACGACCGCGCGCGCCTCGACGACGAGCGCGACGACCACGACTACTTCGCGTCGCTCGGCACCGACGCCGAGCGCGTCGCCACCAGGGAGGACGACGGGCTCCCGCGCGTCGACCCGGCGACGAGCATGGTCGAGGTTCACCCCGGCACCGCGACCGAACGCGGGTCGCTCGGCGGCCTCGCCGACTTTGTCGGGGGAATCGGCGAGAAGGAGCGCGCGGGCGAGGACCTCACCGCCTTCGAGGAGACGTTCGCCGGCTACGACGCCGTCCAGTTGATGCCGGTCGAACCGCTCACCGAGCGCTCGGACGCGTCGGGCGACTGGCGCGGCCTCGCGCGCGACGGCGACACGGCGACGGCCACGGTCGCCCGCCCGGACAAGGTGAACTGGGGGTACGACATCGTCGTCGGCGCGTTCGGCGCGCCCTGCCCGTCGATCCTCGAGTCGGGCCGCCCCGACGAACTCGTGGACTTCATCTCCGCCTGCCACACCCTCCCCGACCCCGTGAAGGTCGTGTTCGACGTGGCGCTTGGCCACGCCGACGACGGCGGCCTGCGGATCCTCCCGGACCGGTTCTTCCACGGCCCGGGGATGTACGGCCAACACCTCGACTACCTCGACCCGATGGTCCGTGCCCACGTGCTCGACCTCCAGCGCCGCAAGATGGACTGGGGCGCCGACGGCATCCGCGTCGACGGCGCGCAGGACTTCCGCAACTGGAACCCAGAGACCGAGGAGATGGAGCACGACGACGCGTTCCTCGCCGAGATGGACGCCGTCACCCAGGAGGTCGCCGGCACCGAGTACCGCCCGTGGATGATCTACGAGGACGGGCGCCCGTGGCCGCGCCACGACTGGGAACTGGCCTCCACCTACCGCACGCTCATCGAGCAGCACCCCCACTCGTTCCAGTGGTCGCCGATCACGTTCGCGCACAACAAGCCCGCGATGCTCACCTTCTGGGCGAGCAAGTGGTGGCGCGTCCGCGAAGTCGCGGACATGGGCGGCAACTGGATCACCGGCGTCGCCAACCACGACACCGTGCGCCGTGGGACGCAGGTCGACGTGCCAGAGTCGTGGGAGGGTGACCCGATCAACCGGTACCTCGGCGACTCCGCGCCGGAGATCATCGACCGCGCGTACGACAACCCCGCGACGAACGCCCTGCTGCACTGCCTGTTGCCGGGCGTGCCGATGGACTTCCTCAACGCCAACGCCCGCGGGCCGTGGGGCTTCGTCCGCGACACCGACGCCGAGTGGAACGTGAAGGTCGTCGCCGACGAGCACAACCTCCTCGACTGGCAAGTGCGCGAGGATGACTACGCGGACGACCGCTTCTTCACCCGGCTGAAGGAGTTGGGCTTCGAGACGCGCGAGCAACTCGACGCCTTCGTGAAGGCGCTCGCGGCGACGGTCGAACCGACCGACTACGACTTGGAGGCGATGTGTGCGATGCTGGCGCCGCTGGACCCGCCGATGGACCTGACGCCCGCGAACCTGGACGCGTTCGCCGACGCGTGGATGCGAGACGTAGCCGACTTCGCCAACCTCGGGCACTGGCGCGACGCGCAGGACCCCGAGCGCACCGGGTTCGCGCGTCGCGTCCGTGAGTTCCGGCAGGACCGCCCGTGGCTGCGCGAGTCGATGCGCCTGCCCGACGCCCCCGACGACGAGGGACCGGTGACCGCCGACGCCGACGAGGGGACCGACCGCTTCGGCTACCGCAACCCCGCGAACGGGTCGGTCGTCTACTACGGCCTCCGCGAGTCGCCCGACGGCGACGAGCGCGTCCTGTTCGTCGGCAACATGGAGGGGGCGGCGACGAGCGTCGTCCCGGCGGACCTGTTCGACGAGATCGCCCTCGACGCTGCGGCGTTCGACGCCGAACTCGTCGCGCCGAGCGTCGCCGCCGAGCGGGATGTGCCGCCGGTGGTCGACGAGACGGTGGAACTGGCGAACGGCGAGGCCGTCGTGTTCGTGGGCGGGGCCGAGCGGTAGCGCGGCCCCGAAGCGAACGGCGAGCGAAGCGAGCCGTGAGCGGTAGTCGCCGCGCCCCCGGCGTCGTCAACAGAACAGTTCGTTGAAGTGGTTGACGGCGTCGTCGGTGCCGGCGACGACGAGCGTGTCGTCGGGAACGATCCGCGTGTCCGGCCCGATGTTGGTGATGAGGTCGCCGTCGCGCTCGATGGCGACGACGGTGACGCCGGTGCGCGCGCGCACGTCCGCGTCGGCGAGCCCTTCGCCCTCCAACTTGGGTGCGTGCGTCCGCACGAGGTCGACCTGCGTCTCCGGGCGGAGCACCTCCTCGTCGAGCAGGTGCGAGGCCAGCAGGCGCCCGGAGACGGTCGACAGCGCGAGCACGTACTCCGCACCCGCGCGGTACAGTTTCGGCACGGAGTCGGCGTCGTTCGCGCGGACGATCACCTCCGTGTTGGGCGCCACCTGTTTCACCGCCAACGTCGCGAAGATGGTCGTCGTGTCGGAGTCGAGCGCCAGCACGACCGCGCGGGCGTCGCCGATTCCCGCGCGCTCCAGCGTCTCGCGGTCGGTGGCGTCGCCGACCACGTCGATGGGCTCGTCGTCCACGAGGTCGACGACGACCACGTCGTCGGTCGGTCGGAGTTCCTCGGCGGCGCTGTGGCCGACCATGCCGTAGCCGGCGACGATCACCCGCCCGCGCCGCTGTCGCCGCGTCTCCGAGAGGGTCAACTCCTTCAGCGCCTCCAGTTCGGTCTCGTTGCCGACGACCAGCAACACGGTGTGTTGGTCGATGACACGCTCGGGGCGCGGCGGCGACTCGAACTCGCCGTCGTCCCACGCGCCGAGCACGTTCGCGCCGGTTCGCTCGCCGATGCCGGACTCGGCAATCGTCTCGCCGACGAGCGGGCTGCCGTGGTGGACGAGCAGTTCCGCGATCTGGAAGTCCTCGCCGATCTCGACGCCGCCACCCAGTTCGTCGGAGACGCTGACGGTCGCCTTCGCGCCGAGGCTCTCGCCGAGCAGGCGCCGCGGCGAGATGACGCGGTCGGCGCCGGCGTAGCGGTGGTAGTCGGCGACCTCCTCGTCCTCGACGAGACTGACGACGCGGAGTTCCTCCGAAATCTCTCGCGCCGAGAGGACGATACTCGCGTTCGTCTCGTCGTCGCCGTCGGCGACGAGCGCGCGCGCCGCGCCGACGTTGGCTCGCTCCAGCGTCTTGACCTCCTCGGGGTCGCCGTGGACTACGTCGTGCTCGTTTGCGAGGTCGACGGCGCGGTCCTCGTCCGGTTCGACGACGACGTACGACTGGTCGCGCGAGCGCAACTCCTTCACCAGCGTCTCCCCGCGCGGGGTGAACTCGCAGATGACGACGTGCCCGGTGGCGGTCGTCGTCCGCGGGGCCGAACTGGTGAGCGCCTCGTTGATCAGCGGGATGATCACCGCCGGCAGCGCGAGGAAGATGAGGCCGACCCCCACGAGTTGCATCCCCGCCATCAACACGAGCATCCGGGGGTCGTCCCACTGGTTCACGTCGATGCCGAACCCCGTGGTGGTGAACGTCTCGACGACGACGTACAGCGAGTGGACGTAACTGACCGTCCGCCCCTCGAACGTTCCGTACCCCCACTGGTAGACGAACGCGAGGAGCAGCATCACGCCGAACGCGCCGAGGAGGTACTCGGTCGCCCGACGGGTCGCCGATGGCATACCCGGCCTACCGGGGCGGACGGATTAAACGCCACGCACCCGGATCGACTGTCGTGGCGCATCCCGACGGGCGCGACGGCCACGCCGACTCGACCGACCGCCGCCGCGACGCCCTCCTCGCAGTCGCCGCCGGACTCGGCCTCCTCTGGGGTGCGACTGTGCTCGGCGTCCCTCTCGCGCGCCTGCTCGCTCCCGACGCCGTCGTCGCGGCGGTCGCGGGCGTCGCCGGCGCGGTCGCGCTCGAACTCGCGATGGCGGCCCGCCCCGACGCATCCCGGCGTCTGTGGGCCGACCGCCGGATCCGGTGGGGCGGCACCCTGTTGGTCGCTGTCGGCGGGGCCGCGGCGGCGCTCGCCGGCGGGCCGGGCGTCGGTGCACTCGCCGTCGCGACGCTGGTGGGCGGTCTCGTGGGCTACTTCCTCCTGCTCGCGGGCGTCGTCTCGGGCGTCCTCCCCGAGCCGGCGACGTGGTTCACCGACCGGGAGGACTGATACGTCGCGGGCGTGTGGCCCTCGACATGCGCGAGGTCACGCTCACCGACACCGGGCCGCTCAAACTCACCGAAGACGACATCAGCGAGACGCACGGCGACGTCGCGGTGTGTCGCTGCGGCTTGAGCGACGAGTTCCCCTTCTGCGACGGCTCTCACCGCGCCACCGAGGACGAGGATGCGGACGTCCGCTACAAGTACGTCGACGGGGAGCGCAAGGTGGTCGCGGAGCTACGGCTCACCGACGAAGAGTCGATCGAAAACGGTGACGGCGGGTCGGCGCCCGAGTAGGGAGTCGGGCTTACGCGCCGACCTCGGCGCCGACGTACAGCGCGACGACGAGGAAGATCCAGACGGCGTCGACGAAGTGCCAGTACATCGAGGCGGTCGTCACGGAGACGTGACGGTCGGCGGAGTACTGCCCGAGCAGGCCGCGGACGAACACGATGCCGAGCAGGACTGCGCCCATCGAGACGTGGAGCCCGTGCAGGCCCGTGAGGCCGTAGAACGCCGAGCCGAACAGCCCGGACGTGAGGGTGAACTCCTCGTGGATGATGAACTCGTAGTACTCGTACACCTGCCCGCCGATGAACACGACGCCGAGCAGGAGCGTGACGGCGAGCCACCCGAGGAACTTCCCGCGGTCGTCGTTGCGGATCGCGCCGTGGGCGAAGTGCAGCGTCACCGACGAGAGGATCAACAGCGTCGTGTTGATGATCACCAGCGAGCCGAGCAGGTGCGGCAGGTCGGCGGCGATCTCCGCCCACGCGTTCTGCGAGCGGATGAAGAAGAAGTACGTGAAGCCGGCGCTGAACGTCGCGATCTCGGAGCCGAGGAACGCGATCATCCCCCACCGGAGTTTGTTGGCGGAGTGTTCGTCTGCGCCGCGGTCCCAGAAGTGGACGACGAACGCGTGGTACAGCCAGCCGTAGATGCCGACGAGGAACAGGCCGATGCTGCCGACGAGCACGGCCGGGCCGACCAGCGGGCTGACTAGGTTGCGACCGCCGATCGCCATGAGGTACAGCGCCGCGCCGACGTAGATGCCGGCGCCCCCGAGCGCCGTGACGAACGGCCACCACGAGGCCTCCCCGAACCCGCGCGGCCAGTCCTCGACCGCCGGGAGGTGGTGCCCGTCGTCGTGGGCGTCTTCCGTTTCAGTAGCCATGAGCGCGGGTAGCCGACGCGGAGACAAAAATCCTCCCACCTGCGTCGGCCAGTGCCCCGCCGCCGCCCCCGACCCTCCGGGGTCGGCCTCAGACGGATCCGCCGGCGGTTGTTTCCGGAAACGGCCGATACACATACTACGGTACACCTCCTCACGGAGACTGCATGCCGGAGTGTAGGAACTGCAGTTCATTCGTCACCGAGCGGTACGTTCGAGTGTTCGCCCCGGAAGGGATGAGCAACGTCCGTGTCTGTCCCTCTTGTGAGGACATGGTCCGAGAGGGCGCCGACGTCCGGAAGGCTCGATCGAAGCGCGTCTGACCACGGCGGTCGACCGCGGTTCCCGTCTCCTCGCCCGAGCGTTTTTCACCGCGTAGCGTGCCGTCTGCGTCGTGGCGCTGTTCGACACGTACGTCGCCGCGCTCCAGCGCGACCGCGCCGACCTCCCGGAGGGAACTCGCCTCGTCGGCGTCGTCCGTCGCCCGACGCGGTGGTTCCACGCCGCCGTCGACGAGAACCGACCGGCGTTGGCGCCGCCGTCAGCCCTGCTCGACGACCACGCCGACGCCGCCGAGTCCTTCCGAATTGATGGGCTGTGCGAGGAGGGGGCGCACAACGCGGCGTGGGACGCTGTCGACTTCGAGCGACGCTACCGCGACTACCTCGCGACCGACCCCGACGCACGGGCGGCCGTCGAGGCGCTCCGGGCGGCGGTCGATGCGGGACACGACGTCGCGCTCGTCTGCTTCGAGAACACCGACAAGAAACGCTGTCACCGGACGGTGCTGCGGCAGGTGACCGAACAGGGGACGGGCGACGAGACGGACGACGACGTGGGCGGGGGCGACGCCCGCTGATTGACGGCGGCGTTCCGCAAGCTACTCGGCGACCCGTCCCCGACTTCGAGTGATGCGTCGGCCCCTCCGCTCCACCGAGGTCGCCCGCCGTGCCCTCCCTGCGGTCGCCGCCGTCGTGCTCGTGCTGGCGACCGCAGACCGCGCCGCCGCACACGCCGGGGGGATCCGAAGCGCCGCGCGCGAGACGGTGACGGTGCCGACGTGGTTGTTCCTCGCCACCGGCGGCGCCGTCGTCGGCGCCTCCTTCCTCCTCGCGTCGGCGGTCACCGACCGAACGTACATCCGCCGGATCGACACGTGGGGGCGCTCGCTCCCCGCGCTGGGGCCGCTCGTCCGACTGGTCGCTCGCGGCGTCGGCCTCGCGGCGCTGGCGGTGACAGTCGCCGCGGGCCTGTTCGGCCCGCCGGACCCCCTCCGCAACGCCGCCGTCCTGATCGTGTGGGTCGGCTGGTGGGGGCTGTTCGCCCTCTCGGCGTACCTCGTCGGGAACGCGTGGCCCGCCGTCGACCCGTTCCGCGCGGTCGCCGGCGCCGCCCCCTCGCTGGATCGGGAGTACCCCGCCCGCCTCGGCTCGTGGCCCGCGGTCGTCGGCTTGCTCGCGCTGGTGTACCTCGAAGTGGTGACGCCGCTGGCCGACGATCCGTTCTTGCTCACGCTGCTGGTGCTCGGCTACCTCGCCATCTCGGTCGCCGGGAGCGTCGTCTTCGGCGTCGACGACTGGTTCGGCAACGCCGACCCAGTCTCGCGGCTGTTGGCGGCGTACGGTCGCGTCGCTCCGGTCGCTCGAACCGCCGACGGCCTCCGCCTCCGCCTTCCGGGGATGGGCCTCACCGAGGCTGGCTGGGTCGACGGTCGCGACGACGTGGGGTTCGTCGTCGCCGTCGTGTTCGTCACGACGTACGACGGCTTCGTCGGGACCGCGCTGTGGGCCGACCTCGCGGGCCCGCTCGTCGGCGTCGGCGTGCCCGCGCTCGTCGTCTACCTGCTGGCGATGCTCGCGGGGTACGGCCTGTTCCTCGGCCTGTACCTCGCGGCGGCGCGGACGGCCCGCCGGACGGCAGACACGTACGTCGCGCCCGCCGAGTTGGCTCGCCGGTTCGCACCGTCGCTGTTGGCAATCGCCGCCGGCTACCACCTCGCGCACAACCTCGCGACGGCGCTGTCGCTGTCGCCCGCACTCGCGACCGTGCTGACGGCGCCGCTGTCGCCGCCGGCGCCCGTTCCGGTGCTAGTCGTCCCCGGCTGGGTCGGCGCCGTCGGGGTCGCCGCGGTGTTGGGCGGGCATCTGCTAGCCGTCTGGGTCGCGCACGCGACCGCCTACGACCTGTTCCCCGACCGCCTGCAGGCGATTCGGAGCCAGTACGGCGTCACCGTCGCGATGGTGGCGTACACGATGGCGAGCCTGTGGATCATCTCGCGCCCCGGAGGTGCGCCCCCGTTCGTATGACCCGCGCCGACCCCACCACCAACGAACACGAACGCAACGGCCGCGAAAGCGACGCCGTCGACGCCGTCGACGCCGCCGCCGTCGAGCGATACGCGGTCCCGCCTGGCGCGACCGCCTACGAGTGCCCGCGCTGTGGCCGCCCGTTCGCCCACGAGCGCCACCGCGACCTCCACCTCGGACAGTCGCACGGCGACCTCACCGACGACGAGCGCGACGCGTACGCGGCGGCACGCGACGACGAGACCGACGACCTCCGGCACTTCCGCATCGTCTCGCTGGGGCTGCTCGTCCTGTTCTACTTCGGGTTCCTGTTCCTGTTCGCGATCTTCGGGTGACCGGCGGGACCACCGACGCCGACGCGAACGCTCGCCGACGCCGTCGGTTTTGAGTCTGACACAGGTTTATCACCCCCGTCGCGAAACGGACCCAAGCAATGCTCGAAGACGGACTCAGTTACCCACTCGCGGGTGATTCGGCGCTCGGACGCATCGTGATCGGCGGACTCCTCGGCCTGCTCAGTTTCCTGGTGATCCCTGGAATTCTCCTGTTCGGGTACCTCGTGCGCGTCCTCGAAGGGACCGCCCGGGGCGAGGAGACACCACCCGCGTTCGACGACTGGGGCGAGATGCTGGTCGACGGTCTCAAAGGGCTCGCCGTCACGCTCGCGTACGCGTTCATCCCGATGGTGCTGTTGAGCGTCACCATCGGGACGGCGATTCTCGGGGCGGGCAGTGGCTCCAACGCGGGGTCGGTCCTCGGCGGGATCGGACTCCTGGGCGCGTTCGTCAGCCTGTTGGTGATGGTCGTGATCTACTACCTCGTCCCGGCGGCGCTCACGAACATGGCCGTGGAGGACTCGTTGGCCGCGGCGTTCGACTTCGAGACGCTGAAAGTCTCGCTGCTCAGTGCCGACTACCTCG
The DNA window shown above is from Halobaculum marinum and carries:
- a CDS encoding DUF998 domain-containing protein, with amino-acid sequence MTEFRRRVAAASGAGASVVSLGGIAVAVALAPWFSLADTALSDLGVADAAAVAAAFNWGLILAGLVGLPYAWAMWTATDGLAARLVAAEFVVAMLLMAGVGVFPSDSPLHFPVALGFYLAITVVFATDGLRRRATTAGRVALAFAALHLAQWWLYVAGVRLGPGLAIPELVGAGLLIVWVLLVSPVAPLDVVDG
- a CDS encoding cytochrome c oxidase subunit 3, giving the protein MATETEDAHDDGHHLPAVEDWPRGFGEASWWPFVTALGGAGIYVGAALYLMAIGGRNLVSPLVGPAVLVGSIGLFLVGIYGWLYHAFVVHFWDRGADEHSANKLRWGMIAFLGSEIATFSAGFTYFFFIRSQNAWAEIAADLPHLLGSLVIINTTLLILSSVTLHFAHGAIRNDDRGKFLGWLAVTLLLGVVFIGGQVYEYYEFIIHEEFTLTSGLFGSAFYGLTGLHGLHVSMGAVLLGIVFVRGLLGQYSADRHVSVTTASMYWHFVDAVWIFLVVALYVGAEVGA
- the gghA gene encoding glucosylglycerol hydrolase, which produces MSLESTEEATLLPDETAALVERHESIHEEHDDAFAAAKALAPELGAHVRDGHATIGIWTPGLVEHGVSPDAVKLEVLTPPAAVDPSDADPREVTFERSVVETRRAGEVTYAAVEGMVAGTRERLGSLYQIVYDPEDADSDADPADLPGEVGDDGLATVQDPLADSVPFGAFAPAELYDRARLDDERDDHDYFASLGTDAERVATREDDGLPRVDPATSMVEVHPGTATERGSLGGLADFVGGIGEKERAGEDLTAFEETFAGYDAVQLMPVEPLTERSDASGDWRGLARDGDTATATVARPDKVNWGYDIVVGAFGAPCPSILESGRPDELVDFISACHTLPDPVKVVFDVALGHADDGGLRILPDRFFHGPGMYGQHLDYLDPMVRAHVLDLQRRKMDWGADGIRVDGAQDFRNWNPETEEMEHDDAFLAEMDAVTQEVAGTEYRPWMIYEDGRPWPRHDWELASTYRTLIEQHPHSFQWSPITFAHNKPAMLTFWASKWWRVREVADMGGNWITGVANHDTVRRGTQVDVPESWEGDPINRYLGDSAPEIIDRAYDNPATNALLHCLLPGVPMDFLNANARGPWGFVRDTDAEWNVKVVADEHNLLDWQVREDDYADDRFFTRLKELGFETREQLDAFVKALAATVEPTDYDLEAMCAMLAPLDPPMDLTPANLDAFADAWMRDVADFANLGHWRDAQDPERTGFARRVREFRQDRPWLRESMRLPDAPDDEGPVTADADEGTDRFGYRNPANGSVVYYGLRESPDGDERVLFVGNMEGAATSVVPADLFDEIALDAAAFDAELVAPSVAAERDVPPVVDETVELANGEAVVFVGGAER
- a CDS encoding DUF4013 domain-containing protein; protein product: MLEDGLSYPLAGDSALGRIVIGGLLGLLSFLVIPGILLFGYLVRVLEGTARGEETPPAFDDWGEMLVDGLKGLAVTLAYAFIPMVLLSVTIGTAILGAGSGSNAGSVLGGIGLLGAFVSLLVMVVIYYLVPAALTNMAVEDSLAAAFDFETLKVSLLSADYLVAWLIPFAIGLVLNVVTVFLVTITFGIGGLVVPFIQFYAQVAIFYMFGRAYWNVQQAAAGATTEHARVA
- a CDS encoding DUF7410 domain-containing protein, which encodes MTRADPTTNEHERNGRESDAVDAVDAAAVERYAVPPGATAYECPRCGRPFAHERHRDLHLGQSHGDLTDDERDAYAAARDDETDDLRHFRIVSLGLLVLFYFGFLFLFAIFG
- a CDS encoding DUF488 domain-containing protein yields the protein MALFDTYVAALQRDRADLPEGTRLVGVVRRPTRWFHAAVDENRPALAPPSALLDDHADAAESFRIDGLCEEGAHNAAWDAVDFERRYRDYLATDPDARAAVEALRAAVDAGHDVALVCFENTDKKRCHRTVLRQVTEQGTGDETDDDVGGGDAR
- a CDS encoding DUF7563 family protein — its product is MPECRNCSSFVTERYVRVFAPEGMSNVRVCPSCEDMVREGADVRKARSKRV
- a CDS encoding potassium channel family protein, whose amino-acid sequence is MPSATRRATEYLLGAFGVMLLLAFVYQWGYGTFEGRTVSYVHSLYVVVETFTTTGFGIDVNQWDDPRMLVLMAGMQLVGVGLIFLALPAVIIPLINEALTSSAPRTTTATGHVVICEFTPRGETLVKELRSRDQSYVVVEPDEDRAVDLANEHDVVHGDPEEVKTLERANVGAARALVADGDDETNASIVLSAREISEELRVVSLVEDEEVADYHRYAGADRVISPRRLLGESLGAKATVSVSDELGGGVEIGEDFQIAELLVHHGSPLVGETIAESGIGERTGANVLGAWDDGEFESPPRPERVIDQHTVLLVVGNETELEALKELTLSETRRQRRGRVIVAGYGMVGHSAAEELRPTDDVVVVDLVDDEPIDVVGDATDRETLERAGIGDARAVVLALDSDTTTIFATLAVKQVAPNTEVIVRANDADSVPKLYRAGAEYVLALSTVSGRLLASHLLDEEVLRPETQVDLVRTHAPKLEGEGLADADVRARTGVTVVAIERDGDLITNIGPDTRIVPDDTLVVAGTDDAVNHFNELFC
- a CDS encoding CDGSH iron-sulfur domain-containing protein, with the protein product MREVTLTDTGPLKLTEDDISETHGDVAVCRCGLSDEFPFCDGSHRATEDEDADVRYKYVDGERKVVAELRLTDEESIENGDGGSAPE
- a CDS encoding aldo/keto reductase; translated protein: MTDLDLPALGLGTSQNDDPEECAETVQTALDLGYRHVDTAQMYDNEAAVGEGIRRADVDREDVVVATKVHPDNLAYDDAKRTARESLDRLGLESVDLLYVHWPTSAYDPEETLRAMDELREEGVCDHVGLSNFTPDLLDEARELLESPVVAHQVECHPLFPQRELREYAVEHDHTLVGYSPLGRGEALDDPLLTEIAEKHDTSTAAVCLAWAFAQEALVPIPKATGDHVRANFEAQRLELDDEDLDRIAEYDVTERLIDPDSAAWNQ